The following proteins come from a genomic window of Melospiza georgiana isolate bMelGeo1 chromosome 3, bMelGeo1.pri, whole genome shotgun sequence:
- the VGLL2 gene encoding transcription cofactor vestigial-like protein 2 isoform X2 — protein MSCLDVMYQVYGPSQPYFAAAYSPYHQKLAFYSKMQEAPESGSSASAGSSFSSHAAASIKEEDCSPEKERPPEAEYISSRCVLFTYFQGDISAVVDEHFSRALSQPSSFSLGSAKAARNAGSWRARRYSFCGGSLLS, from the exons ATGAGCTGTCTGGATGTTATGTACCAAGTGTACGGTCCTTCCCAGCCCTACTTCGCAGCAGCCTACAGCCCCTACCACCAG aaaCTCGCCTTTTACTCCAAAATGCAGGAAGCCCCGGAGAGCGGCAGCAGCGCCAGCGCcggcagctccttctccagccACGCCGCGGCCagcatcaaggaggaggactgCAGCCCCGAGAAGGAGCGACCCCCCGAGGCCGAGTACATCAGCTCCCGCTGTGTCCTCTTCACCTACTTCCAGGGGGACATCAGCGCCGTGGTGGATGAGCACTTCAGCCGGGcgctcagccagcccagcagcttctccctggGCAGCGCGAAGGCGGCGCGGAACGCGGGCTCCTGGCGGG CTCGCCGTTACTCCTTCTGTGGTGGATCCCTTCTGAGCTGA
- the VGLL2 gene encoding transcription cofactor vestigial-like protein 2 isoform X1 translates to MSCLDVMYQVYGPSQPYFAAAYSPYHQKLAFYSKMQEAPESGSSASAGSSFSSHAAASIKEEDCSPEKERPPEAEYISSRCVLFTYFQGDISAVVDEHFSRALSQPSSFSLGSAKAARNAGSWRDGSFPMSQRIFPPSFWNSTYQPSSVPASLSSPLAAAAHSELPFAAATDPYAPASLHGHLHQGGPEPWHHAHHHHHHHHHHHPYIGTQSSAYPRPAAMHEVYGPHFDPRYGSLLVPTASVRPHRLTPASMPAPVSRPCELGKSEVGAAAAWTTPGPFPNATGDMAQSIGLNVDTARRYSFCGGSLLS, encoded by the exons ATGAGCTGTCTGGATGTTATGTACCAAGTGTACGGTCCTTCCCAGCCCTACTTCGCAGCAGCCTACAGCCCCTACCACCAG aaaCTCGCCTTTTACTCCAAAATGCAGGAAGCCCCGGAGAGCGGCAGCAGCGCCAGCGCcggcagctccttctccagccACGCCGCGGCCagcatcaaggaggaggactgCAGCCCCGAGAAGGAGCGACCCCCCGAGGCCGAGTACATCAGCTCCCGCTGTGTCCTCTTCACCTACTTCCAGGGGGACATCAGCGCCGTGGTGGATGAGCACTTCAGCCGGGcgctcagccagcccagcagcttctccctggGCAGCGCGAAGGCGGCGCGGAACGCGGGCTCCTGGCGGG ATGGATCCTTCCCAATGAGCCAGCGCATCTTCCCGCCGTCCTTCTGGAACAGCACGTACCAGCCCTCCTCGGTGCCGGCCAGCCtgagcagccccctggcagctgcgGCCCACAGCGAGCTGCCCTTCGCCGCCGCCACCGACCCCTACGCGCCCGCCTCCCTGCACGGCCACCTGCACCAGGGCGGCCCCGAGCCCTGGCACCACGcccaccatcaccaccaccaccaccaccaccaccacccctaCATCGGCACGCAGAGCAGCGCCtacccccgccccgccgccatGCACGAGGTCTACGGGCCCCACTTTGATCCCCGCTACGGCTCGCTCCTGGTGCCCACGGCCTCCGTCAGGCCCCACCGCCTCACGCCCGCCTCCATGCCCGCACCCGTCAGCCGCCCCTGCGAACTGGGCAAGAGTGAAGTGGGCGCTGCTGCGGCCTGGACGACGCCGGGCCCCTTCCCCAATGCAACAGGAGACATGGCACAGAGCATCGGCCTCAATGTGGACACAG CTCGCCGTTACTCCTTCTGTGGTGGATCCCTTCTGAGCTGA